A single Paraburkholderia megapolitana DNA region contains:
- a CDS encoding site-specific integrase — protein sequence MQLSRSIGVTGVARDAGELIADIVSRLPALPPVIRYYDEFDDTTRSIAAPTEAKVFELWIYGRLHRLDFDRYPGAYGMLVKHLFLFLLGRGLHVVSAFKAAGGAMHFSASEVEKLIDAGPHKIGHEWTVMRARHLPQDGYRFGKTLLRLLRVHRLCGWSTTYEEFIRSSLPGPVMDSHAGVRSGDVFLSVDEEAMIVRHLDETVSALTLPMNAHPEHEDLCDAGMLLCAYQFAMRPIQIAMLTMRNVRIWVDVPDEPPTVHLTFHMAKQKSDTKRKPLTRRVKREWAPILVALNAQRRAAGLTGAGRFFAVESNYEAGSRIAALVRKLIDSEDLGTATDLRHTAAQRLVDAGASHEELAEFLGHSHIQTGLVYYETSATHAERVNRALGASDIYRRVAKIAHDRFISPEELTLLKGEQQIAGVPHGIPIAGIGGCTSGQPACPYNPVTSCYGCRKFMPLHDKAMHESVLASMREVVAFFEQSSRGDTRSPTYLQLQRTIAEIQTVIGELEGDD from the coding sequence ATGCAACTGTCTCGTAGTATCGGCGTTACGGGTGTCGCTCGCGATGCTGGAGAGTTGATTGCCGACATAGTCTCACGACTTCCAGCCCTTCCTCCCGTCATCCGTTACTACGACGAATTTGATGACACCACCCGTTCGATCGCCGCGCCCACGGAAGCGAAGGTATTCGAACTGTGGATCTACGGGCGACTGCATAGGCTGGACTTCGATCGCTATCCAGGTGCATACGGCATGCTGGTGAAGCATCTCTTCCTGTTTCTGCTGGGCAGAGGACTTCATGTCGTGTCCGCCTTCAAGGCAGCCGGCGGAGCGATGCACTTCTCGGCTTCCGAAGTCGAAAAGCTGATCGACGCCGGCCCACACAAGATCGGTCATGAATGGACCGTCATGCGTGCCCGCCACTTGCCTCAAGACGGGTACCGGTTCGGCAAAACACTGCTGCGGTTGCTGCGCGTCCATCGGCTTTGTGGCTGGTCCACGACGTATGAAGAATTTATACGCTCTTCCCTGCCCGGCCCCGTGATGGATTCGCACGCCGGGGTTCGTTCCGGGGATGTCTTTCTGTCGGTCGACGAGGAAGCTATGATCGTGAGGCATCTGGACGAAACCGTTTCAGCTCTCACGTTGCCCATGAATGCACATCCAGAGCACGAGGATCTCTGCGACGCGGGCATGTTGCTGTGCGCTTACCAGTTCGCCATGCGCCCAATCCAGATCGCGATGCTGACCATGAGAAATGTACGTATCTGGGTGGACGTACCTGATGAACCGCCGACGGTTCATCTAACCTTCCATATGGCCAAGCAGAAAAGCGACACGAAACGAAAGCCGCTCACGCGTCGGGTCAAGCGTGAATGGGCTCCGATCCTCGTTGCGCTCAATGCCCAACGAAGGGCTGCGGGTCTCACGGGCGCCGGGCGCTTCTTTGCTGTCGAATCGAACTATGAGGCGGGATCGCGGATTGCCGCACTCGTCAGAAAACTTATCGACTCCGAAGACCTCGGTACGGCGACCGACCTGCGCCACACTGCGGCGCAGAGACTCGTCGACGCCGGCGCAAGCCACGAAGAGCTGGCCGAGTTTCTGGGTCATTCGCACATACAAACGGGCTTGGTGTATTACGAGACATCGGCTACCCACGCGGAAAGGGTGAACCGGGCGCTCGGCGCGTCGGACATATATCGACGCGTGGCAAAGATCGCGCACGACCGATTCATCTCCCCGGAAGAGCTCACCTTACTCAAAGGTGAACAGCAGATTGCTGGTGTGCCTCACGGCATTCCGATCGCGGGCATCGGCGGTTGCACGTCGGGACAACCTGCGTGCCCCTATAACCCAGTGACGTCGTGCTACGGATGCAGGAAGTTCATGCCCTTACATGACAAGGCGATGCACGAGAGCGTGCTGGCCTCGATGCGTGAGGTGGTCGCGTTCTTCGAACAGAGTTCTCGTGGCGACACCCGTTCCCCGACCTATCTCCAGTTGCAGCGCACGATTGCCGAAATTCAGACGGTCATCGGCGAACTGGAGGGCGATGACTGA
- a CDS encoding tyrosine-type recombinase/integrase encodes MTFLQLSDSLVPGQLRSVTLVGKPPIPRYWASVWLIMSMGHLAESTQTGKLRYIEDLYQHADRILGPNGLDDALADVDDGALADVLESWFVSIRNRSRATRADELRWHAGLGFVTDVLTWLSRSRIPDDRLRGIEARLHRLSTLYSQLHVRKSSQAETVRSLPASVVEALYDLLDPESGRNPFKHARTRWRVYIAFVLMLHQGLRRGELLLLTADCVKSGFDRKRQTLRYWLNVQENEYDDAEADESIDSRYSKPSIKTVHSLRQIPVSPLTAQLVQTYVENYRGRPSHPFLLNSSVGNPLATESLTKAFREVSKALPDPVRQELSDRSDKDSVMPHDLRHTCAVVRLHQLLDNGDPMDEALQKMRTFFGWSKKSVMPSRYARAVFEDRLADVWNDSFDERVALLRAIP; translated from the coding sequence ATGACTTTCCTTCAGTTATCGGATTCGCTGGTTCCAGGGCAACTGAGAAGCGTCACGCTTGTCGGCAAACCTCCGATACCGCGATATTGGGCCAGCGTCTGGCTGATCATGTCGATGGGCCACCTGGCCGAATCGACCCAAACCGGCAAGCTTCGGTACATTGAAGATCTGTACCAGCATGCGGACCGGATTCTGGGGCCAAACGGTCTCGACGATGCTCTTGCTGATGTCGATGACGGCGCGCTGGCCGACGTTCTTGAATCGTGGTTTGTCTCGATCCGGAACCGGTCGCGAGCAACCCGAGCCGACGAGTTGCGCTGGCACGCTGGCCTCGGCTTTGTAACTGATGTGCTGACCTGGCTTTCCAGGAGCCGGATTCCGGACGATCGTCTGCGAGGCATAGAGGCGCGGCTACATAGGCTTTCGACCTTGTACAGCCAATTGCACGTGCGAAAAAGCAGTCAGGCTGAAACTGTCCGCTCGTTGCCAGCCTCCGTCGTGGAGGCGCTTTACGATCTGCTGGACCCGGAGTCCGGTCGGAATCCGTTCAAGCATGCGAGGACCCGCTGGCGTGTTTACATTGCCTTCGTGCTGATGCTGCATCAAGGTCTGCGGCGCGGCGAGTTGCTGCTGCTTACGGCAGACTGTGTGAAATCCGGTTTCGACAGGAAACGACAAACGCTGCGCTATTGGCTCAACGTCCAAGAAAATGAATACGATGACGCAGAAGCCGACGAGTCAATCGACTCACGGTATTCGAAGCCAAGCATTAAAACAGTCCATTCTCTCCGACAGATTCCTGTCAGCCCGCTAACGGCGCAACTGGTTCAGACCTACGTTGAAAACTACCGCGGTCGCCCTAGCCACCCCTTCCTGCTCAATTCATCTGTCGGCAACCCGCTCGCGACTGAGTCACTGACGAAAGCGTTTCGCGAAGTTTCGAAGGCATTGCCAGACCCGGTACGCCAGGAATTGAGCGATCGCAGTGACAAGGACTCCGTTATGCCGCATGACTTACGCCACACCTGTGCGGTCGTTCGCTTACATCAATTGCTGGATAACGGTGACCCGATGGACGAGGCGTTGCAGAAGATGAGAACGTTCTTCGGGTGGTCGAAGAAATCGGTGATGCCCTCGCGCTACGCACGGGCCGTGTTCGAGGATCGGTTAGCGGACGTGTGGAATGACAGCTTTGATGAGCGCGTAGCGTTGCTGCGCGCAATTCCGTAA
- a CDS encoding 2OG-Fe(II) oxygenase: MKPFSFDADLCTSIRSKLKAGMDYSEAVIDLAIEHGFSFPIAYRIVESALRECSPDGILFDPVYYPDSKEMMVRSPDYVDYGPSREFLTDEGVTLIAEWASPRVILLSNFLSSDQCLALINCAISKGPTVEERHALGNLNVVHFPSGSDLLVDRAVARVSRAFDWPMENLEIPKILHYRPGGYITHHSEYFKTNEVNQRIANCIIYLNEPKSGGATILSNLGLRVHPRLGGLLFFGYPEPVPNSGTMHAGEPVSEGEKWLLTIVFRQSPVDHHVEACELGLSRE; the protein is encoded by the coding sequence ATGAAGCCATTTTCCTTTGATGCTGATCTGTGCACGTCTATACGCTCGAAGCTGAAGGCAGGAATGGATTATTCCGAGGCGGTAATAGATTTGGCAATTGAACACGGGTTTTCTTTTCCGATCGCATACCGAATTGTTGAATCTGCTTTGAGAGAATGCAGTCCCGATGGAATCTTGTTTGATCCTGTCTATTATCCCGATTCCAAAGAGATGATGGTGCGCAGTCCCGACTACGTTGATTACGGACCGTCTAGGGAGTTTCTCACCGACGAAGGCGTTACATTGATCGCAGAATGGGCGTCACCTCGGGTAATTTTGCTATCGAATTTCTTATCTTCCGATCAATGTTTGGCGTTAATTAATTGCGCAATTTCAAAAGGCCCAACGGTCGAGGAACGACATGCCTTGGGCAATCTCAATGTCGTACATTTTCCTTCAGGTTCCGATCTGCTGGTTGATCGAGCAGTGGCACGAGTTTCGAGGGCGTTTGATTGGCCAATGGAAAATCTGGAGATTCCGAAGATTCTCCATTATCGTCCCGGTGGTTACATAACGCATCATTCGGAGTATTTCAAAACAAATGAAGTAAATCAACGAATAGCGAATTGTATAATTTACCTCAATGAGCCAAAATCAGGTGGGGCGACGATTCTCTCGAATCTAGGATTACGAGTTCATCCAAGGTTAGGCGGGTTGTTATTTTTTGGTTATCCGGAACCAGTACCCAACTCGGGAACAATGCACGCTGGTGAGCCGGTTTCCGAAGGTGAAAAGTGGCTATTGACAATCGTATTTCGGCAATCGCCAGTGGACCATCATGTGGAAGCTTGCGAATTAGGCCTCAGTCGAGAATGA
- a CDS encoding 2OG-Fe(II) oxygenase → MKPFSFDKNLIAWVESETSAGVEVVDIALTLTINEGYSFPIACRIVESVIRNHQPAATLFDPAYRVEQGAFPEYVETGLIRDRLESEGVRIAMELIAPRVCLLTDFLSENVCKDIIEQAEFKIPDLMSENSTEYDIRLFSSSENILIDRVVERVAEAFCWPASRFERAKLIHYNTGGRFAPHSEYFVGSVENQRVANVVIFLNSAKEGGGTLLSNLGLRVYPVSGNLLFFSYPDAVRNSGTEHAGEAITEGEKWILSLVMREKDTVHELEEVEVLAHRERAIQART, encoded by the coding sequence ATGAAGCCATTTTCATTCGATAAAAATCTGATCGCCTGGGTTGAATCTGAAACATCTGCCGGCGTTGAAGTTGTTGACATCGCCTTGACATTGACCATTAATGAAGGTTATAGCTTTCCCATTGCCTGTCGAATTGTGGAATCGGTTATTCGTAATCACCAACCCGCCGCTACGTTGTTTGATCCGGCATATAGGGTCGAACAGGGCGCTTTCCCGGAATATGTTGAAACTGGCCTCATTCGGGACCGACTGGAATCAGAGGGTGTGCGCATTGCGATGGAACTGATCGCCCCGCGTGTTTGTTTGCTGACGGACTTTCTGAGCGAAAATGTCTGTAAAGATATTATCGAGCAGGCCGAGTTCAAGATTCCCGATCTCATGTCCGAGAATTCAACGGAATATGACATTCGATTGTTTTCCAGTAGTGAAAATATCCTGATCGACCGCGTTGTTGAACGAGTAGCAGAAGCATTTTGCTGGCCCGCTTCGAGATTTGAAAGGGCGAAATTGATTCATTACAATACGGGTGGAAGATTTGCTCCTCACTCAGAATATTTCGTGGGCTCAGTTGAGAATCAACGAGTGGCTAACGTTGTGATCTTTCTAAATTCAGCAAAAGAAGGTGGCGGCACATTATTATCGAACTTGGGGCTCCGTGTGTATCCGGTTTCCGGAAATCTTCTGTTTTTTTCCTATCCGGATGCAGTTCGAAATTCTGGAACTGAGCACGCTGGAGAGGCCATCACGGAAGGCGAGAAATGGATCCTCTCCTTAGTTATGCGTGAGAAAGATACAGTACACGAGTTAGAGGAAGTAGAGGTTTTAGCCCACCGAGAGCGGGCGATCCAGGCACGCACATAG
- a CDS encoding MFS transporter → MRHLYASSESSINHNFLRLWRAQAVSVLGTCVTSLALPLVAVNTLHASPMEMSWISVMEALPMILVCLYGGVWVDRSKRVPIMIGRDLISACALVFVPLAQILGCLSIPSLCVVTFICFSAEAVGGVAQQAYLASLLGGERLIEAYGRIALSSGVSQAIGPVIAGFLAETISPTIALVVDACTFLFSAATIRAIDFVEPKPPVVENESAWEAIKLGFMVVWRSPILRMLMLQASLFFFVNQMSVALLILKASRELGISAAGIGFAYMSGGGGSLIFSLFAENLVKKLGVGRAMGLGFAVCALGWAGIATLTKGDEHCLVEFGMFYALLVVGTVMWNMTYAVARSRYAPPESLGRVISTMRFCVSIPEPLGALLGGSLATAFGFRRTFYVIAVLAVLIALFSLVKSHTLMPSKSDDAIF, encoded by the coding sequence ATGCGCCATCTTTATGCTTCATCCGAATCGTCAATAAACCATAATTTTTTAAGATTATGGCGTGCGCAGGCAGTCTCAGTTTTAGGAACTTGCGTCACCAGCTTGGCACTCCCGCTCGTTGCCGTTAACACTTTGCATGCTAGCCCGATGGAAATGTCGTGGATTTCGGTAATGGAGGCTCTTCCTATGATTCTGGTGTGTCTATACGGAGGTGTGTGGGTCGATCGAAGTAAGCGAGTTCCGATAATGATTGGCCGTGATTTGATCAGTGCTTGTGCTTTAGTATTTGTACCGTTAGCACAAATATTGGGTTGCCTATCAATTCCTTCGCTTTGTGTCGTTACATTTATTTGCTTTTCTGCGGAAGCTGTTGGGGGCGTTGCGCAACAAGCCTATCTAGCTTCTCTATTGGGTGGTGAGCGATTGATTGAGGCATACGGAAGAATTGCCTTATCGTCCGGTGTCAGTCAAGCAATTGGTCCAGTGATAGCCGGATTCCTTGCAGAAACGATTTCGCCTACGATAGCGCTTGTGGTCGATGCATGTACCTTTCTCTTCTCCGCTGCGACGATACGAGCAATAGATTTCGTGGAACCTAAGCCTCCAGTCGTCGAAAACGAAAGTGCCTGGGAAGCTATTAAATTGGGGTTTATGGTGGTATGGCGAAGCCCGATACTTCGAATGTTAATGTTGCAAGCCAGCTTATTCTTCTTCGTAAACCAAATGTCCGTAGCATTATTGATTTTGAAAGCCTCGCGAGAATTAGGTATCAGTGCTGCAGGAATCGGATTTGCGTATATGAGTGGCGGTGGTGGGAGCTTGATTTTTTCGCTTTTTGCGGAAAATCTTGTCAAGAAATTGGGCGTCGGACGTGCCATGGGACTGGGATTCGCCGTTTGTGCATTGGGCTGGGCAGGTATTGCAACGCTAACCAAGGGGGATGAACATTGCCTCGTCGAGTTCGGGATGTTCTATGCACTGCTCGTGGTGGGCACGGTTATGTGGAATATGACCTACGCGGTTGCACGCTCGCGGTACGCTCCTCCGGAGTCGCTTGGCCGGGTCATTTCAACCATGCGTTTTTGTGTCAGCATTCCCGAGCCACTTGGGGCACTGCTTGGCGGTAGCCTCGCCACCGCATTCGGCTTTCGAAGGACGTTCTACGTAATTGCGGTTTTAGCCGTACTAATAGCACTATTCTCTCTGGTAAAATCGCACACTCTTATGCCAAGCAAAAGTGACGACGCAATCTTCTGA
- a CDS encoding MFS transporter: MPLIIIKHGGSLDLTIYETVLALSAIVAMPLLAARVEKMHRASALKLGCFGIFVSGIARVILLSNSYSLWLLTVIDVGGVCSFAAVQPLLGVYPAESVERDRVARAYRVRRVFSTIGRVAGPLVAAAALLYFVAPGVLLIAAFIGLVGLGYSMSLPRGGVIAVDRRRTVRQRIQEIVYGVRLKLALPPERFLTIVNFSLNVATVATVPMVIPTIIRANHLPDSSAGLFNAVFAGGAVTGVLLFGRLIANGVRQRQKFIGLWVALFVSLSSLTLMSNLVALTGALFAAGAFIATLSLVGVDRQTVSIPTGGRIRLTAAALMIGQLSSSVAFVVVGTFISRFGFDSMWMLYCGISVFVIAMSLKVKGIWHFLEDTKEAESYYERTHPRLVQRFFV; this comes from the coding sequence GTGCCACTGATTATTATCAAACATGGCGGCTCTCTTGATTTAACTATTTACGAAACTGTTCTTGCCCTTTCCGCCATTGTGGCCATGCCGCTGCTGGCCGCAAGGGTCGAGAAAATGCACCGGGCCAGCGCGCTAAAATTGGGATGCTTCGGAATCTTTGTTAGCGGTATTGCAAGGGTTATCCTGCTCTCGAATTCCTATTCGCTATGGTTACTTACGGTTATTGATGTAGGCGGTGTTTGCTCCTTCGCAGCAGTTCAGCCCTTGCTCGGCGTTTATCCAGCTGAATCTGTGGAGCGTGATCGCGTTGCCCGTGCGTACCGGGTGCGTAGAGTTTTTTCTACTATTGGGCGAGTTGCAGGACCGCTGGTCGCTGCAGCAGCGTTGTTGTATTTCGTCGCACCGGGGGTTCTGCTTATTGCAGCGTTCATCGGATTGGTGGGCTTAGGCTACTCGATGAGTCTGCCTCGCGGGGGCGTGATAGCGGTTGACAGGCGCAGAACGGTTCGGCAGCGCATCCAGGAAATCGTCTACGGCGTTCGCCTAAAGCTAGCGCTGCCGCCGGAGCGCTTTCTGACCATTGTTAATTTTTCTCTGAATGTTGCGACAGTCGCCACGGTGCCGATGGTCATTCCTACAATCATCCGGGCCAATCATCTTCCCGACAGCAGCGCGGGTCTGTTTAACGCCGTATTTGCCGGCGGAGCCGTTACAGGTGTTCTCCTGTTTGGTCGCTTGATAGCGAACGGCGTGCGACAGCGTCAGAAATTCATCGGACTCTGGGTAGCGCTCTTTGTGTCGTTGTCCTCACTAACCTTGATGTCTAACCTGGTAGCCCTGACGGGCGCACTGTTCGCGGCGGGTGCATTCATCGCCACCTTGTCCCTGGTAGGTGTGGATCGGCAGACTGTTTCGATACCCACAGGCGGTCGTATCCGGCTGACAGCTGCGGCTTTAATGATAGGTCAACTCAGTAGTTCGGTCGCCTTCGTCGTTGTTGGTACGTTCATTTCTAGATTCGGTTTTGATTCGATGTGGATGCTCTATTGTGGGATCTCTGTTTTTGTGATTGCAATGTCACTAAAGGTCAAAGGGATATGGCACTTCCTGGAGGATACCAAGGAGGCCGAGAGCTACTATGAACGGACACACCCTCGACTTGTACAACGCTTCTTTGTATGA
- a CDS encoding TylF/MycF/NovP-related O-methyltransferase, whose translation MSPASYNSDYVWLLKKILTNSIYEPDMPAATREEISRCAQILERVQAETPHVLAIYPYLTPGSLAEIFVRARRSRNVHTYVPMNGLDNVEQCLLRIAADKVDGDVVDAGTLRGGMAILMRGILKALGDTSRRVVVADSFEGLPPPGIKDSIMDNEIWYRFKDEAPEFYLDCKCSLEDVQDNFRAYDLLDDQTIFLKGWFNDTLPSFKTSAISLIRLDVDWYQSCLDVLENMYPLLSPGGYVIVDDYRLQGCRAAIDEFRTRCSVRSPLEVADEGSGVVYWRKLN comes from the coding sequence ATGTCACCTGCATCCTACAATAGCGACTACGTCTGGCTTCTTAAGAAGATTCTCACGAACTCCATTTATGAACCGGATATGCCGGCGGCGACCAGGGAAGAGATCAGCCGTTGCGCGCAGATTCTGGAGCGCGTTCAGGCCGAGACGCCTCATGTACTGGCTATTTATCCATATCTCACGCCAGGCTCGCTTGCCGAAATTTTTGTGCGCGCGAGGCGCAGTCGGAATGTGCATACCTATGTGCCCATGAATGGACTGGACAATGTCGAGCAATGTCTTCTGCGTATCGCAGCTGACAAAGTCGATGGAGACGTTGTCGACGCCGGCACTCTACGTGGAGGCATGGCAATCTTGATGCGCGGCATATTGAAAGCCCTTGGCGACACCTCGCGGCGAGTTGTAGTAGCGGACTCGTTTGAAGGGCTGCCACCGCCGGGCATAAAAGACTCAATTATGGATAACGAAATCTGGTACCGCTTTAAAGACGAGGCGCCCGAATTTTATCTCGACTGTAAATGCTCACTCGAAGACGTACAGGATAATTTTCGAGCTTACGACCTGTTGGACGATCAGACAATATTTCTTAAAGGCTGGTTCAACGACACGTTACCATCATTTAAAACATCTGCGATTTCGCTCATCCGCCTCGATGTCGACTGGTATCAGTCTTGCCTCGACGTTCTGGAAAATATGTACCCGTTGTTATCACCTGGGGGATATGTAATCGTCGACGATTATCGCCTGCAGGGCTGCCGCGCGGCCATTGACGAATTTAGAACTCGGTGCAGTGTTAGGTCGCCGCTCGAGGTTGCCGATGAAGGTAGCGGCGTTGTCTATTGGCGTAAGCTCAATTAG
- a CDS encoding JmjC domain-containing protein, which translates to METLSKYVFGTASPSEFMAGVIGRHYHIYRDASQLWRDVSLVDMERYLNQCEGHLHTFIRVLDKGNDLHIPTEARFTQETQKAYIDRAYAGGATVKVEDYDSRHPVVAAMCRELEAFIGGNVYAMSFLTPAGQRGFPVHFDVADALIIQLEGSKHWKIYDKVIDSPTHALNYRMSQSAEPAPIDEFVLNKGDVLYIPSGVPHSALCTTEHSLHLSVGLNVWKPYQLLNFAVSLLTESLSSLRSPIYKNDADNERRISAAIDEFCSKLKDVEPRKLLDSFETSFNANRPEVNGQAMTNFSLAQAITQDTRVSRNHLKFAKLKKSGDKMRIFPSSTIRPGKSLLPASAYIEIPDVAETEIVALLESSAPLKISDIPGGLDIPSKLVLVQQLLRQGILSVAAH; encoded by the coding sequence ATGGAAACGCTTTCAAAGTACGTTTTCGGAACGGCTTCACCGTCTGAATTTATGGCTGGCGTGATCGGCAGGCACTACCACATCTATCGGGACGCAAGTCAGCTCTGGAGAGACGTCTCACTCGTCGATATGGAAAGATATTTGAACCAGTGCGAGGGGCATCTGCATACGTTTATCCGCGTCCTCGACAAAGGCAACGATCTTCACATCCCAACAGAAGCTCGATTTACGCAGGAAACGCAAAAAGCGTACATTGACCGCGCATACGCGGGTGGGGCGACAGTCAAGGTGGAAGACTACGATAGCCGTCATCCGGTCGTCGCCGCAATGTGTCGGGAGCTCGAAGCGTTTATCGGTGGTAACGTGTATGCGATGTCGTTCCTGACACCGGCCGGACAGCGTGGATTCCCCGTTCACTTCGACGTCGCCGACGCACTGATAATCCAGCTTGAGGGGTCGAAGCACTGGAAGATCTACGACAAGGTGATCGACTCACCGACACACGCACTCAACTATCGGATGTCTCAGAGTGCCGAACCAGCGCCCATCGATGAATTCGTGCTGAACAAGGGTGACGTTCTGTACATACCGAGTGGTGTGCCGCACAGCGCACTATGTACGACGGAGCATTCGCTTCATCTAAGTGTCGGTCTGAACGTATGGAAGCCATACCAGCTGCTAAATTTCGCAGTATCCCTTCTGACAGAATCACTGTCATCGTTACGCTCGCCAATCTATAAAAACGACGCCGATAATGAGCGCAGGATTTCAGCGGCCATAGATGAATTTTGCTCGAAATTAAAAGACGTTGAACCACGCAAGCTACTTGATTCATTCGAGACATCATTCAATGCAAATCGTCCGGAAGTGAATGGTCAGGCAATGACTAACTTTTCTCTGGCGCAAGCAATAACACAAGATACCCGGGTGAGTCGGAACCATCTCAAATTTGCGAAATTAAAAAAATCCGGCGATAAAATGAGAATTTTTCCTTCGTCGACCATACGGCCTGGCAAATCACTGCTTCCCGCGTCGGCGTACATAGAAATCCCGGACGTTGCGGAAACCGAGATCGTAGCGTTACTTGAATCTTCTGCACCTTTAAAGATTTCCGATATACCCGGGGGGCTCGACATTCCCTCCAAACTTGTACTTGTACAGCAACTTCTGAGGCAAGGAATCTTGTCAGTCGCAGCACATTGA
- a CDS encoding JmjC domain-containing protein, with protein sequence MNETALGNLSTSESPKAHFVEADLHDVLPKISIIEKDLYSFFKKFSHDTQKIRLFSNRTEVSDDVSSFLGNYDSLLQLSRDLKLTLYLTDLHQHVAYLGEFAAMMGNSLDADITISAFVSPEDSAYTPVHYDYHDVFAYQIAGEKHWKCFDYSGKPSASLNGYQIDEALIGEEHLKGLVAPGHGVFIPTGVPHQAYTQSASSIHFSIGIRRNRSEEMGAALFSSTWRRVLSENKTRKLSPFSMTRLVAESLAHDVSESDLELLHNKWKIAKSSRYKRVHSTYNPDTNARFQLTPGSLYFCEETTEHLIVSFPVEFKQGVEIDIGSFSPGKLQLPKGAVALFDLLQKSPDGFSFSQVADLYGEATSHTVLAILIQHAIIRQFND encoded by the coding sequence ATGAATGAAACCGCACTGGGAAATCTGTCAACGTCAGAATCGCCCAAAGCGCATTTCGTGGAGGCGGATCTTCATGACGTTCTGCCGAAGATTAGTATAATAGAGAAAGATCTGTACTCCTTCTTTAAGAAGTTTTCGCACGATACGCAAAAAATTCGTCTCTTTAGTAATCGCACAGAAGTGTCTGACGACGTGTCGTCTTTCCTAGGAAATTACGACAGCTTGCTGCAATTAAGTCGCGATCTGAAATTAACATTATACTTGACGGACTTGCACCAGCACGTCGCCTATCTTGGTGAATTCGCCGCCATGATGGGTAATTCACTGGATGCAGACATCACCATCAGTGCCTTCGTCAGCCCGGAAGACAGTGCCTATACACCGGTGCATTACGATTACCACGACGTTTTCGCGTACCAGATCGCAGGCGAAAAGCATTGGAAATGTTTCGATTACTCCGGGAAACCATCTGCGAGCCTGAACGGTTATCAGATTGATGAGGCACTCATCGGTGAGGAGCATCTCAAGGGCCTGGTTGCGCCCGGTCACGGTGTATTTATACCTACAGGCGTGCCGCATCAAGCGTACACCCAATCTGCTTCGTCCATACATTTCTCAATCGGAATCAGGCGAAATCGCAGCGAGGAAATGGGAGCAGCGTTATTTTCGTCAACGTGGCGCCGCGTACTTTCCGAAAACAAAACCCGCAAACTATCACCCTTTAGCATGACCAGGCTGGTTGCGGAAAGTCTCGCACACGATGTTTCAGAAAGCGATCTGGAGCTCCTGCACAACAAATGGAAAATCGCAAAAAGCAGCAGATACAAGCGTGTGCATTCAACTTACAACCCCGATACCAATGCCAGATTTCAGCTCACTCCTGGGAGTTTGTATTTTTGCGAAGAAACAACTGAGCATTTGATAGTCAGTTTTCCAGTCGAATTCAAGCAGGGCGTTGAGATCGACATTGGCTCGTTTTCACCGGGGAAACTGCAACTCCCAAAGGGCGCCGTCGCACTATTCGATCTTCTGCAAAAATCGCCCGATGGCTTTTCATTTTCCCAGGTTGCCGACCTGTATGGGGAAGCGACGAGCCATACGGTGCTTGCGATTTTGATACAACACGCAATTATTCGTCAGTTTAACGATTAG